One Myxococcus xanthus genomic window carries:
- the rfbB gene encoding dTDP-glucose 4,6-dehydratase, giving the protein MNVLVTGGCGFIGSNLVKYLRRERPAWTVVNLDKLTYAGNLESLSELEGDPQHVFIRGDIGNRELVEHLMSVHAIDAVMHLAAESHVDRSILGPEVFVTTNVLGTQQLLEASRARGVRRFLMVSTDEVYGSLGPTGAFTESSPLQPSSPYSASKTSSDLVALAYHHTFNLDVVVTRCSNNYGRYQFPEKLIPLMVVNALHDKPLPVYGDGGNVRDWLHVEDHCHALLLALEKGRAGEVYNIGGGAERRNIDIVKAILGLVGKPESLIQYVKDRPGHDRRYAIDPSKIRAELGWTPAHTFEQGLAETVRWFVDHPAWWQRVTSGAYRQYFETQYRTRLQGRA; this is encoded by the coding sequence ATGAACGTACTGGTGACAGGTGGCTGTGGCTTCATCGGGTCCAACCTCGTGAAGTATCTGCGCCGTGAGCGGCCTGCCTGGACGGTGGTCAACCTCGACAAGCTCACGTACGCCGGCAACCTGGAGAGCCTGTCCGAGCTGGAGGGCGACCCCCAGCACGTCTTCATCCGGGGCGACATCGGCAATCGCGAGCTGGTGGAGCACCTGATGTCCGTGCACGCCATCGACGCGGTGATGCACCTGGCGGCGGAGAGCCACGTCGACCGCTCCATCCTCGGGCCGGAGGTGTTCGTCACCACCAACGTGCTGGGCACCCAGCAGCTCCTGGAGGCCAGCCGCGCCCGCGGCGTGAGGCGCTTCCTCATGGTGTCCACCGACGAGGTCTACGGCTCGCTGGGGCCCACGGGCGCCTTCACCGAGTCCTCGCCGTTGCAGCCCTCCAGCCCGTACTCGGCCAGCAAGACGAGCTCCGACCTGGTGGCGCTCGCGTATCACCACACGTTCAACCTGGACGTCGTCGTCACGCGCTGCTCGAACAACTACGGCCGCTACCAGTTCCCGGAGAAGTTGATTCCGTTGATGGTGGTGAACGCGCTGCACGACAAGCCGCTGCCGGTGTACGGCGACGGCGGCAACGTGCGCGACTGGCTCCACGTGGAGGACCACTGCCATGCGCTGCTATTGGCGCTGGAGAAGGGCCGGGCCGGCGAGGTCTACAACATCGGCGGCGGGGCGGAGCGGCGGAACATCGACATCGTGAAGGCGATTCTGGGCCTCGTGGGCAAGCCGGAGTCGCTCATCCAGTACGTGAAGGACCGGCCGGGGCATGACCGGCGCTACGCCATCGACCCGTCGAAGATTCGCGCGGAGCTGGGCTGGACGCCCGCGCACACCTTCGAGCAAGGCCTGGCGGAGACGGTGCGCTGGTTCGTGGACCACCCTGCGTGGTGGCAGCGCGTCACGAGTGGCGCCTATCGCCAGTACTTCGAAACGCAGTACCGAACGCGCCTGCAGGGGAGGGCCTGA
- a CDS encoding glycosyltransferase codes for MSIPRPPPRRTGLPAIHQVLPRLAWGDAVGNQVRYLQGLLRRWGHASEIYADAWDDACKDQVRPMRDSAREADRDAVLLVHHSFESRMVPRIAKSPGRKVLVYHNVTPARLFEGFERKVAAACDAARDELLALRPHVEAAFAYSRFSAEELVAAGYPNVAVLPFAIDWAAFDTAPDPALQAELDDGMSNILFVGRAVPSKKVDDVLRVFTAYQRLYQPRSRLVVAGYLHRDGAYGAYLHGLKDVLGAEQVRFLGRVSAAQLSACFATASAYLSMSRHEGFGVPLLEAMYRGVPVVAYGAAALPETMGGAGLATRSDEPREVAKLLAVLDRNAGLRAQVITAQRERIAELSQEAVAEQVRVAFEDICSSTAPRPPVATTTTATVELVCPGFTVRPEEPASRLARRVAERLPGARVLALRPWGEDASLTLEPISDDGVAVTHFTPDQPVDSNPRTALPGSSAMETAVRASSAPVVLLSADTVSAQTLLPHVSARAWGVCAPASQSALLASAQEHLGDRLVVEEPAQVETALQALLTTLASTGVLPRAT; via the coding sequence GTGAGCATACCGCGCCCCCCTCCCCGCCGGACCGGGCTTCCCGCCATCCACCAGGTGCTCCCTCGGCTCGCCTGGGGCGACGCCGTGGGCAATCAGGTGCGCTATCTCCAGGGCCTGCTGCGCCGCTGGGGCCATGCCTCCGAAATCTACGCCGACGCCTGGGACGACGCATGCAAGGACCAGGTCCGCCCGATGCGCGACTCCGCGCGAGAAGCGGACCGCGACGCCGTCCTGCTGGTGCATCACAGCTTCGAGTCGCGGATGGTGCCACGCATCGCGAAGAGCCCAGGCCGCAAGGTGCTCGTCTACCACAACGTGACGCCCGCGAGGCTGTTCGAGGGCTTCGAGCGGAAAGTCGCCGCCGCATGTGACGCCGCTCGGGATGAACTGCTGGCGCTGCGTCCCCACGTCGAAGCGGCCTTCGCCTACTCGCGATTCAGCGCCGAGGAACTGGTCGCCGCGGGCTACCCGAACGTCGCGGTGCTGCCCTTCGCCATCGACTGGGCGGCGTTCGACACGGCGCCGGACCCGGCGCTCCAGGCCGAGTTGGACGACGGCATGTCCAACATCCTTTTCGTGGGCCGCGCGGTGCCCAGCAAGAAGGTAGATGACGTGCTGCGCGTCTTCACCGCGTACCAGCGGCTCTACCAGCCCCGCAGCCGGCTCGTCGTCGCGGGCTACCTGCACCGGGATGGGGCCTACGGCGCCTATCTGCACGGGTTGAAGGACGTGCTGGGCGCCGAGCAGGTCCGCTTCCTGGGACGCGTCAGCGCCGCGCAGCTCTCCGCCTGCTTCGCCACGGCGTCCGCATACCTCTCCATGAGCCGCCACGAGGGCTTCGGCGTGCCGCTGCTGGAAGCCATGTACCGGGGCGTTCCCGTGGTGGCCTATGGCGCCGCCGCCCTGCCGGAGACGATGGGCGGCGCGGGGCTCGCCACGCGCTCGGACGAGCCTCGGGAGGTCGCGAAGCTGCTCGCCGTGCTGGACCGCAACGCCGGGCTGCGCGCGCAGGTCATCACCGCGCAACGTGAACGCATCGCCGAGCTGTCGCAGGAGGCCGTAGCCGAACAGGTCCGCGTGGCCTTCGAAGACATCTGCTCCAGTACGGCGCCGCGGCCCCCGGTGGCCACGACGACGACGGCCACCGTGGAACTCGTCTGCCCAGGCTTCACCGTACGGCCCGAGGAGCCGGCCTCGCGTCTGGCCCGCCGGGTGGCGGAGCGCCTGCCAGGTGCCCGGGTGCTTGCCCTGCGCCCGTGGGGTGAGGACGCGTCCCTGACGCTGGAGCCCATCAGCGACGATGGAGTCGCGGTGACGCACTTCACGCCGGACCAACCGGTGGACTCGAACCCCAGGACGGCCCTACCGGGGTCCTCCGCGATGGAGACGGCGGTGCGGGCTTCGAGCGCGCCTGTGGTGCTGTTGAGCGCGGACACGGTGTCTGCGCAGACACTGCTACCCCATGTCTCCGCGCGAGCCTGGGGCGTCTGTGCACCTGCCAGCCAGTCGGCCCTGCTCGCATCCGCCCAGGAGCACCTGGGTGACAGGTTGGTGGTGGAGGAGCCGGCTCAGGTCGAGACGGCATTGCAGGCACTGCTCACGACGCTGGCTTCAACGGGAGTCCTCCCACGTGCGACCTGA
- a CDS encoding glycosyltransferase: MYSPAVRRFPLSRVRSLRICLVSKELAPFDRGDIATYVATMSRALAEAGHEVHVLTAAHADWQRAVSYLPGVHLHAVDEREVDFKGAFPHAPLRHAWAAYRSLLELNARHPFDVIEFPDDAGEGYFAMRARRTLGHFEPAVLAVRLHDSTHDRLLLNRVATLDMDIAQREHMEDTSIREADLVLSPSGPAMERVRIRLELKRTGVVIPPPFASRREHRSSPRSHEGLPQVLYVGDLEYRKGVHLLVEAMQVLFEQGVVAEVRLIGADTRTGPFGRSLRQWLDQRIAPAWRNRFHFAPPLEGADLASALAEATVCCIPSRWEHFSHVCMEAMSAGALVVGSDGGGNAELIEDGQSGLLFRSDDASRLARALERALSTPALQEAVRQTAPARIAAYCAPASIVRQFEAAVADARRHRHVGPISAATRKKDSATPYVSILVPYYNMGRYLPETLRSIRAQTFTDYEIILVDDGSTDSESRAVLETLHEPDLHILRKPNGGLSSARNAGLRAARGRYVLPLDPDDLIQPTFLEKAVAVMDSTPGLAYVTSLVSYFVESPDQPVGGWIPWGTERDALLAENVASTCTALMERQRIEEIGGYDEWLTAYEDWDVFCSLAERGLAGSVIPEPLFLYRLRPDSMTRSMRVNDRHAQMAYLCQKHPALPLHPERALRMQLGRAHRQELHLRATGSASPPLLNRFADKMNATLKRFDFAHATLRRAALWVAGADDDSRPLRHQVMERFFRRRN; the protein is encoded by the coding sequence GTGTATTCCCCAGCCGTTCGACGCTTTCCTCTGTCCAGGGTCCGGTCCTTGCGCATCTGCCTCGTCTCCAAAGAACTCGCCCCCTTCGACAGGGGCGACATCGCGACCTACGTGGCAACCATGAGCCGGGCGCTTGCGGAGGCCGGACATGAGGTCCATGTCTTGACGGCGGCGCATGCCGACTGGCAGCGGGCCGTGTCCTACCTCCCCGGCGTGCACCTGCACGCGGTGGATGAGCGAGAGGTGGACTTCAAGGGTGCGTTTCCACACGCCCCCCTTCGGCATGCGTGGGCGGCGTACAGAAGCCTGCTGGAACTCAACGCGCGTCATCCCTTCGACGTCATCGAGTTCCCCGACGACGCAGGCGAGGGCTATTTCGCGATGCGCGCCCGGCGGACGCTGGGGCACTTCGAGCCAGCGGTCCTCGCGGTGCGCTTGCACGACTCCACCCACGACCGCCTGCTGCTCAACAGAGTGGCCACGCTCGACATGGACATCGCCCAGCGCGAGCACATGGAGGACACGTCCATCCGTGAAGCGGACCTCGTGCTGTCTCCCTCCGGACCAGCCATGGAGCGAGTCCGCATCAGGCTGGAGCTGAAGCGCACCGGCGTCGTGATTCCACCTCCGTTCGCGTCACGCCGGGAGCACCGCTCATCCCCGCGTTCCCACGAAGGACTGCCCCAGGTGCTGTACGTCGGAGACCTGGAGTACCGAAAGGGCGTGCATCTTCTCGTCGAAGCCATGCAGGTGCTCTTCGAGCAAGGCGTCGTCGCGGAGGTCCGGCTCATCGGGGCTGACACGCGCACCGGCCCGTTCGGCCGCTCCCTGCGACAGTGGCTGGACCAGCGCATCGCCCCCGCCTGGCGAAACAGGTTCCACTTCGCACCTCCGCTCGAGGGGGCAGACCTCGCGTCGGCGCTCGCCGAAGCAACCGTGTGCTGCATCCCCTCTCGCTGGGAGCACTTCTCCCACGTGTGCATGGAAGCCATGTCCGCAGGAGCGCTCGTGGTGGGCAGCGATGGAGGGGGCAACGCCGAACTCATCGAGGACGGCCAGAGCGGCTTGCTGTTCCGGAGCGACGATGCTTCGCGGCTTGCCCGCGCGCTCGAGCGAGCCCTGTCCACACCGGCGCTCCAAGAAGCCGTCCGGCAGACAGCGCCAGCGCGCATCGCTGCCTATTGCGCTCCCGCCAGCATCGTCCGCCAGTTCGAAGCGGCAGTGGCGGATGCGCGGCGCCATCGTCACGTGGGCCCCATCAGCGCCGCGACCAGGAAGAAGGACTCGGCCACACCGTACGTGTCCATCCTCGTGCCCTACTACAACATGGGGCGCTACCTCCCCGAGACGCTGCGGTCCATTCGCGCCCAGACCTTCACGGACTACGAAATCATCCTCGTGGATGACGGCTCGACGGATTCGGAGAGCCGGGCCGTGCTGGAGACGCTCCACGAGCCAGACCTCCACATCCTCCGCAAGCCCAACGGAGGGCTCAGCTCGGCCAGGAACGCCGGTCTGCGCGCGGCACGGGGCCGGTATGTCCTCCCGCTGGACCCGGACGACCTCATCCAGCCCACCTTCCTGGAGAAAGCCGTCGCGGTGATGGACAGCACCCCAGGGCTGGCCTACGTCACGTCACTCGTCTCCTATTTCGTCGAGTCGCCGGACCAGCCCGTGGGCGGATGGATTCCCTGGGGCACCGAGCGTGACGCGCTCCTCGCGGAGAACGTGGCCTCGACCTGCACCGCGCTGATGGAGCGACAGCGCATCGAAGAAATCGGCGGCTACGACGAGTGGCTTACGGCCTATGAAGACTGGGACGTCTTCTGCTCCCTGGCCGAGCGAGGGCTCGCGGGCTCCGTCATCCCGGAACCACTCTTCCTGTACCGGCTGCGTCCGGACTCGATGACCCGCAGCATGCGAGTGAATGACCGTCATGCGCAGATGGCCTACCTGTGCCAGAAGCACCCTGCGTTGCCGCTCCACCCGGAGCGCGCACTCCGCATGCAGCTCGGCCGGGCCCACAGGCAGGAACTCCATCTTCGCGCGACAGGCTCGGCCTCCCCACCACTCCTGAATCGCTTCGCCGACAAGATGAACGCCACGCTCAAGCGGTTCGACTTCGCCCATGCCACCTTGAGGCGCGCCGCGCTTTGGGTCGCGGGAGCAGACGACGACTCCCGCCCACTGCGTCATCAGGTCATGGAGCGGTTCTTCAGGCGCCGCAATTGA
- a CDS encoding DUF2304 family protein produces MSLPFITVVVGFFFVVISQFGARLAARHSVTWFLASGFVLVAAIRPDWLLPVARLMGISLVSNMVLAGLTMFLFVQMLAHYAESTRAQRQLGQVVSALAAQTFPDAPATSEGGRPRVLVVLPCYNESESLPALLPRLTALTRATPDWELDFCIVNDGSVDGTAGVLRRLAPRNHVTHHTNIGVSGALRTGFLLAQRLEVSYVVQCDSDGQHPVESIPDLVRSARSGQTDLLIGSRFCDVAMGGTDTLVSTTPLRWMGGRVVSMLLGMFGQRAQVTDPTSGFRVYSPRAVATLLRLMPDEYPEPESVALVALAGLRIGEVSVAMRPRTTGTSSLTGLKGFQFMTKVASALFGLRLRSLIRKEPSALVPAAEGVAPPVVSLTPREPASLPPAEEGRLGG; encoded by the coding sequence ATGTCGCTGCCATTCATTACCGTGGTGGTGGGCTTTTTCTTCGTGGTCATTTCCCAGTTCGGCGCGCGGCTCGCGGCACGGCATTCCGTGACGTGGTTCCTTGCCAGTGGCTTCGTGCTCGTGGCGGCCATCCGTCCGGATTGGTTGCTGCCCGTGGCTCGACTGATGGGCATCAGTTTGGTCAGCAACATGGTCCTGGCTGGGCTCACCATGTTCCTGTTCGTTCAGATGCTGGCTCACTACGCGGAGAGCACACGCGCGCAGCGGCAACTGGGGCAGGTCGTGTCAGCCCTTGCCGCTCAAACGTTTCCCGACGCGCCAGCGACGTCCGAAGGTGGTCGCCCCCGCGTGCTGGTGGTTCTCCCTTGCTACAACGAGTCGGAAAGCCTTCCTGCGCTCCTGCCGCGCCTCACGGCGCTGACTCGCGCCACGCCAGACTGGGAGCTGGATTTCTGTATCGTCAATGATGGGTCGGTGGACGGAACGGCCGGGGTGCTACGGCGGCTGGCTCCACGGAACCACGTCACACATCACACCAACATCGGCGTGTCCGGGGCGCTGCGGACGGGGTTCCTCCTGGCCCAGCGGTTGGAGGTCAGCTACGTCGTGCAGTGTGACTCCGACGGACAACATCCCGTTGAGTCCATCCCGGACCTGGTTCGCTCGGCGCGGAGCGGGCAGACCGACCTGCTCATTGGCTCCCGTTTCTGCGATGTCGCGATGGGAGGCACGGACACGTTGGTCAGCACGACGCCGCTTCGCTGGATGGGAGGTCGCGTCGTGAGCATGCTGCTGGGGATGTTTGGCCAGCGGGCCCAGGTGACGGACCCGACATCGGGCTTCAGGGTGTACTCGCCTCGGGCGGTGGCCACGTTGTTGCGCCTCATGCCGGATGAGTACCCGGAGCCAGAGTCCGTCGCGCTCGTCGCGCTCGCCGGGCTTCGAATCGGAGAGGTCTCGGTCGCGATGCGCCCACGCACGACGGGGACCTCGAGCCTGACGGGGCTCAAGGGGTTCCAGTTCATGACGAAGGTGGCTTCCGCCCTGTTCGGGTTGCGGCTGCGGTCGTTGATTCGCAAGGAGCCGAGCGCACTCGTGCCGGCGGCGGAAGGTGTCGCGCCCCCCGTGGTGTCGCTCACCCCTCGAGAGCCCGCTTCACTTCCACCGGCAGAGGAGGGGCGGTTGGGCGGGTAG